A region of Chitinophaga horti DNA encodes the following proteins:
- a CDS encoding DUF6452 family protein translates to MKRNLTKALVLMALTAIGVSACDDETKVCNSKTETYASISFKWLDTSGRNDVVKDSILPNLTVLALGEDTLYKRVGGYRAITVPLSGLADSSRFYLKATATGVADTITFRYKRVPHFISAGCGFVNYFNIDTIFSTQNEIDSVFINSKQVTTDNATTLTLFF, encoded by the coding sequence ATGAAGAGAAATCTGACCAAAGCGTTAGTGTTAATGGCGCTGACTGCCATCGGTGTTTCCGCCTGCGACGATGAAACAAAAGTCTGCAATTCCAAAACGGAAACCTATGCCAGCATCAGCTTTAAGTGGCTGGATACGTCTGGCAGGAACGACGTGGTGAAGGATTCTATATTGCCTAACCTGACCGTGCTGGCCCTTGGTGAGGATACACTTTACAAGCGGGTAGGCGGCTACCGGGCGATTACCGTACCGTTATCGGGATTGGCAGACAGCAGCCGGTTTTACCTGAAGGCCACGGCCACCGGCGTTGCCGATACCATTACCTTCCGCTACAAACGGGTGCCTCACTTTATTTCGGCAGGCTGCGGGTTTGTGAATTATTTTAATATTGATACTATCTTTAGCACGCAGAACGAAATAGATTCGGTCTTCATCAATTCAAAGCAAGTAACTACCGACAATGCAACGACGCTTACGCTGTTTTTTTAG
- the uvrA gene encoding excinuclease ABC subunit UvrA produces the protein MAKQKNSQKAEIAPVLNSDEQIEVYGAREHNLKNLDIRIPKNKLVVITGISGSGKSSLAFDTIYAEGQRRYMESFSAYARQFIGDMERPDVDKITGLSPVISIEQKTTNKNPRSTVGTITEIYDFLRLLYARVGVAYSYNTGKAMTRFSEEEIMEHLFRNSHKKKIVVLAPLVRGRKGHYRELFEQVRKQGYLKVRVDGEILDLKERMQVDRYKIHDIELVIDRLQVQEDARVRMSQSVQKALQMGKGLMFVMDNDSGKTMQYSRQLMCEETGLSYEEPSPNTFSFNSPYGACPRCKGLGTIYQINMEDVIPDRSKSINDGAIVPLGESRDSFSFKQVQQLARKYKFSLTAPVSSLPEKALNLLLFGDENGKLDMDMDYEEDAATTMVSTEYEGVVNMVRRYFNDTSSEHVRTWAEGFMQLSACPECNGARLRKESLFFKIDEKNIAEVGAMNLDGMAAWFKDLEKRLDKKQNAIAKDILKEIRERTGFLLDVGLNYLTLSRATRTLSGGESQRIRLATQIGSQLMGITYILDEPSIGLHQRDNMRLIDALRNLKAMGNTVIVVEHDKDIMLHADYLIDIGPGAGKHGGRIVAQGTPKEILELDTATAGYLKGIHEVDTPPVRRKGNGKKLELKGASGNNLKNVDLSLPLATFICVTGVSGSGKSTLINETLYPILSKHAYDSKQVPMPYKSIKGLEHIDKVIEIDQSPIGRTPRSNPATYCGFFTDIRTLLAAVPEAKIRGYNAGRFSFNVKGGRCDVCEGAGVRTIEMNFLPDVFVHCEKCNGRRYNRETLEIRYKGKSISDMLDMTVDEAVEFFQPVPYIYRKIKTLQDVGLGYITLGQSAVTLSGGEAQRVKLATELSKKDTGKTIYILDEPTTGLHFQDIQLLLGVLNKLVDRGNTVLVIEHNLDVIKTADYLVDLGPEGGQGGGQILCTGTPEELLKCKESHTARFLKLELKR, from the coding sequence ATGGCAAAGCAAAAGAATAGTCAAAAAGCAGAGATAGCTCCGGTGTTAAACAGCGATGAACAGATCGAAGTTTATGGTGCCCGCGAGCATAATCTAAAAAACCTGGACATCAGGATCCCCAAGAATAAACTGGTTGTTATCACCGGTATCAGCGGCAGCGGAAAATCATCCCTCGCCTTCGATACCATTTATGCGGAAGGGCAGCGCCGTTATATGGAAAGTTTTTCTGCCTACGCACGCCAGTTTATAGGCGACATGGAACGCCCCGATGTAGATAAGATCACGGGTCTTTCGCCGGTTATTTCCATTGAGCAGAAAACGACCAACAAAAATCCCCGCTCTACCGTAGGTACTATTACCGAGATATACGACTTTTTACGTTTGCTCTACGCCCGTGTTGGCGTGGCGTACTCTTACAATACAGGTAAGGCCATGACCCGCTTCTCCGAAGAGGAAATTATGGAACACCTTTTCCGCAACTCCCATAAGAAGAAAATAGTGGTACTGGCGCCATTGGTGCGCGGCCGTAAAGGTCACTACCGCGAACTGTTTGAGCAGGTGCGTAAACAAGGCTACCTGAAAGTGCGGGTGGATGGTGAAATCCTGGACCTGAAAGAGCGTATGCAGGTGGACCGTTACAAGATACACGACATTGAGCTGGTGATCGATCGTTTGCAGGTGCAGGAAGATGCGCGGGTGCGTATGAGCCAGAGTGTGCAGAAAGCGCTGCAAATGGGTAAGGGGCTGATGTTCGTGATGGACAATGACTCCGGCAAAACCATGCAGTACAGCCGTCAGCTGATGTGTGAGGAAACGGGCTTGTCGTACGAAGAACCGTCGCCGAATACGTTCTCGTTTAACTCGCCGTATGGTGCCTGCCCCCGTTGTAAAGGCCTGGGCACGATTTACCAGATCAATATGGAAGATGTAATTCCCGATCGTTCCAAATCCATCAACGACGGCGCTATTGTGCCATTAGGCGAAAGCCGCGACAGCTTCTCCTTTAAACAGGTGCAGCAGCTGGCGCGTAAATATAAATTCTCCCTCACGGCTCCTGTATCTTCCCTGCCCGAAAAAGCGTTGAACCTTTTGTTGTTCGGTGACGAAAACGGTAAGCTGGATATGGATATGGATTATGAGGAAGATGCAGCCACCACCATGGTATCCACCGAATACGAAGGTGTGGTGAACATGGTAAGGCGTTACTTCAATGATACCTCTTCCGAACATGTGCGCACCTGGGCCGAAGGCTTTATGCAGCTTAGCGCCTGCCCGGAATGTAACGGGGCACGTTTGAGGAAAGAAAGTCTCTTCTTCAAAATAGATGAAAAAAATATTGCCGAAGTAGGTGCGATGAACCTGGATGGTATGGCCGCCTGGTTCAAAGACCTCGAAAAGCGACTGGATAAAAAGCAGAATGCCATCGCCAAAGACATTCTGAAGGAAATACGCGAGCGTACCGGCTTTTTGCTGGACGTGGGCCTGAATTACCTTACGCTGAGCCGCGCCACTCGTACGCTGAGCGGTGGTGAATCGCAGCGTATTCGCCTGGCAACGCAGATTGGCTCACAGCTGATGGGCATTACGTACATCCTGGACGAGCCGAGCATCGGTTTGCACCAGCGCGATAACATGCGCCTGATCGATGCACTTCGCAACCTGAAAGCCATGGGTAATACCGTGATCGTGGTGGAGCATGACAAAGACATTATGCTGCACGCCGATTACCTGATCGATATTGGTCCGGGTGCAGGTAAACACGGCGGCCGCATCGTAGCCCAGGGTACACCGAAAGAAATTTTAGAACTCGATACCGCTACCGCGGGATACCTGAAAGGTATTCATGAAGTAGACACGCCGCCCGTTCGCCGCAAAGGCAATGGTAAAAAGCTGGAGCTGAAAGGCGCAAGCGGCAACAACCTCAAAAATGTAGACCTCTCCCTGCCGCTGGCCACCTTCATTTGTGTGACAGGCGTATCCGGCAGTGGTAAATCTACGTTGATCAACGAGACCCTGTACCCTATCCTGTCGAAGCACGCTTACGACAGCAAACAGGTACCGATGCCTTACAAGAGCATTAAAGGGCTGGAGCATATCGATAAAGTAATTGAGATTGATCAGTCGCCGATTGGCCGTACGCCAAGAAGTAACCCGGCTACCTATTGCGGGTTCTTTACCGACATCCGCACCTTACTGGCCGCCGTGCCCGAGGCAAAGATCCGTGGCTACAACGCAGGTCGTTTCTCCTTTAACGTAAAAGGTGGTCGCTGCGACGTTTGTGAAGGTGCGGGCGTTCGCACCATCGAAATGAACTTTTTGCCGGATGTGTTCGTGCATTGTGAAAAATGTAACGGCCGCCGCTACAACCGCGAAACTTTAGAGATCCGTTATAAGGGCAAGTCTATTTCCGACATGCTGGATATGACCGTGGATGAGGCCGTGGAGTTCTTCCAGCCGGTGCCTTACATCTACCGGAAAATAAAAACCCTCCAGGATGTGGGCCTGGGTTACATTACCCTGGGACAAAGCGCCGTTACCCTCAGTGGTGGCGAGGCGCAGCGTGTCAAACTGGCCACCGAACTTTCAAAGAAAGATACCGGTAAAACCATCTACATCCTCGATGAACCTACTACCGGCCTGCACTTCCAGGACATTCAGCTGTTGCTGGGCGTGTTGAACAAGCTGGTAGACCGTGGAAATACGGTGCTGGTGATCGAACATAACCTGGATGTGATCAAAACAGCCGATTACCTGGTAGACCTGGGGCCGGAAGGCGGCCAGGGTGGCGGGCAAATCCTTTGCACCGGTACGCCGGAAGAATTATTGAAATGCAAGGAAAGCCATACCGCCAGGTTTCTTAAGCTGGAGTTAAAGCGTTAA
- a CDS encoding purple acid phosphatase family protein: MLIRYQMMKKTMLWLALVLPAAVQAQEISPVYPASPVPDRIILTFASEPATTQAVTWRTDSATTKGIAEIKLASPHPAREVTPRVFDAATQFLQLPGGTANYHTVNFTGLQPATQYMYRVGDGRNWSEWLHFTTATSGFSPFSFIYMGDAQNDHKSLWSRAIRAAYAKDPQARFMLHAGDLCNRTNVDSEWGEFFYAGGWIYGMVPTIATPGNHEYYRDEQRKLTVTKLWRPIFAFPENGPHGLEERAYYVDYQQLRVISICSQSFLLNAADSVSQMAWLEGLLKDNPNRWTIVTMHHPVFSSKEGRDNKSLRDALRPMFEKYRVDLVLTGHDHTYGRGIGEQSAQGKKISLKGPVYLTSVSGPKQYVPALDGWQQRAGANTQFYQVVNVEANVLRYQSFTITGELYDAFDLEKKKSGNVLVDKAPPSKELLALPPSYIQELTPEQKEMYQQKVAEHERKFSK; the protein is encoded by the coding sequence ATGTTGATACGATACCAGATGATGAAAAAGACGATGTTATGGCTGGCGCTTGTATTGCCCGCAGCAGTACAAGCCCAGGAAATTTCGCCGGTGTACCCGGCCAGCCCGGTGCCCGACCGCATTATACTTACGTTCGCCAGCGAGCCTGCCACCACGCAGGCAGTAACCTGGCGCACCGATTCGGCGACCACCAAAGGCATAGCAGAAATCAAACTTGCTTCGCCACACCCGGCAAGAGAAGTAACACCTCGTGTATTTGACGCGGCTACACAATTTCTCCAACTGCCCGGCGGCACCGCTAATTATCACACCGTAAACTTCACCGGCCTGCAACCCGCTACACAATATATGTACCGCGTAGGTGACGGCCGTAACTGGAGTGAGTGGCTGCATTTTACCACGGCTACCAGCGGCTTTAGTCCGTTCTCGTTCATTTATATGGGCGATGCGCAAAACGATCACAAAAGTTTGTGGAGCCGCGCCATTCGCGCAGCTTATGCGAAAGATCCGCAGGCGCGTTTCATGCTGCATGCAGGCGACTTGTGTAACCGTACAAACGTCGACAGCGAATGGGGCGAGTTCTTTTACGCCGGCGGCTGGATTTATGGCATGGTGCCGACCATCGCTACGCCGGGGAATCATGAGTACTATCGGGACGAGCAGCGTAAGCTCACCGTTACAAAACTCTGGCGCCCGATATTCGCGTTCCCGGAAAATGGTCCGCATGGCCTGGAAGAGAGAGCGTATTATGTCGATTATCAACAGCTGCGTGTCATCTCCATCTGCTCGCAATCTTTCTTGCTGAACGCGGCGGATAGTGTGAGCCAGATGGCCTGGCTGGAAGGTTTGCTGAAAGACAATCCTAACCGCTGGACGATCGTCACCATGCATCACCCTGTATTTTCATCGAAGGAAGGCCGCGACAATAAATCGCTCCGCGACGCGCTGCGCCCGATGTTCGAAAAGTATAGAGTGGACCTCGTGCTGACGGGCCACGACCATACCTACGGCCGTGGTATTGGCGAACAGTCTGCACAGGGTAAAAAGATCAGTTTGAAAGGGCCGGTTTACCTTACTTCTGTGAGCGGTCCAAAACAATACGTACCTGCTTTGGATGGCTGGCAGCAACGCGCCGGCGCCAACACCCAGTTTTACCAGGTGGTGAATGTGGAAGCGAACGTATTACGCTACCAGTCTTTCACTATTACCGGCGAATTGTACGACGCTTTTGATCTTGAAAAGAAGAAGTCCGGCAATGTGCTGGTAGACAAAGCGCCACCGTCGAAAGAGCTGCTGGCGCTGCCGCCATCTTACATCCAGGAACTGACGCCGGAGCAGAAGGAAATGTACCAGCAAAAAGTGGCCGAACACGAGCGTAAATTCTCTAAATAA